One part of the Bdellovibrio bacteriovorus genome encodes these proteins:
- a CDS encoding methyl-accepting chemotaxis protein: MAKLENETHQEQLEVRRVEAMVSIVGLLVGVSVLALGALQIRRVVRLLDQSVQALYVSSKDVSAGSEQLAAASLQVASSSTESASAIEETVATMEELTSMVKVGADNGRQAATLAQESRQYAVVGEKEIGALIESMKEVSEKARKMAEVVAVIDDLAFQTNLLALNAAVEAARAGEQGKGFAVVAEAVRSLAQRSASSAKDIHAMIEASQITIDKGVSIADRGGEALRNIVTSIQKVTDLNAEVAVATQEQSHGISQMSVAMNQMDSSTQQNAAASEEVSASAQAMQNQALQLEAIAAELYALVHGKEKGSLVETPFLNLNSAVLVKR; encoded by the coding sequence ATGGCGAAGTTGGAAAATGAAACCCATCAGGAACAACTCGAAGTCCGTCGTGTGGAAGCGATGGTGTCCATTGTAGGATTGTTGGTGGGGGTGTCGGTCTTGGCGTTGGGTGCGCTGCAAATCCGCCGCGTGGTAAGGCTGCTGGATCAGTCGGTGCAGGCGTTGTATGTGTCGTCAAAGGATGTCTCTGCGGGTTCAGAGCAGTTGGCAGCCGCATCCTTGCAGGTGGCAAGCAGTTCGACTGAATCCGCCAGTGCGATCGAAGAAACAGTGGCGACGATGGAAGAACTGACTTCCATGGTGAAGGTCGGAGCAGACAATGGTCGTCAGGCGGCAACGCTGGCGCAGGAATCCCGTCAGTATGCGGTGGTCGGTGAAAAAGAAATTGGTGCCTTGATCGAGTCGATGAAAGAGGTTTCCGAAAAAGCCCGCAAGATGGCTGAAGTCGTTGCGGTGATTGATGACCTGGCCTTTCAGACAAATCTGCTGGCGCTGAATGCCGCCGTCGAAGCCGCCCGCGCGGGAGAGCAAGGAAAAGGTTTTGCCGTGGTTGCCGAGGCCGTTCGCAGTCTGGCGCAAAGATCAGCGTCTTCGGCCAAGGACATTCACGCCATGATCGAAGCCTCGCAGATTACGATCGACAAAGGTGTCAGCATTGCGGATCGTGGCGGCGAGGCCTTACGCAACATCGTCACCTCGATTCAGAAAGTGACGGACTTGAACGCGGAGGTGGCAGTGGCCACCCAGGAACAATCCCACGGGATTTCACAGATGAGTGTGGCGATGAATCAGATGGATTCATCCACTCAGCAGAATGCCGCGGCCAGTGAAGAGGTGTCAGCGTCAGCTCAGGCCATGCAGAATCAGGCTTTGCAACTGGAGGCCATCGCGGCGGAACTGTATGCGCTTGTGCACGGAAAAGAAAAAGGGAGTCTTGTAGAGACTCCCTTTTTAAACTTGAATTCAGCTGTTTTAGTTAAACGTTGA
- a CDS encoding HesB/IscA family protein, which yields MINISPEAATKLASLKKDEGKDDAAFLRVEVKKGGCSGLSYKMDFDTVTRDGDKFFESQGQKVAVDSQSMLYLLGMTLEYSGGLNGKGFVFNNPNANKHCGCGSSFNV from the coding sequence ATGATCAATATTTCACCTGAAGCAGCAACTAAACTGGCTTCCCTCAAAAAAGATGAAGGTAAAGACGATGCAGCTTTCCTGCGCGTTGAGGTGAAAAAAGGCGGCTGCTCTGGCCTGTCTTACAAAATGGACTTCGACACTGTGACTCGTGATGGAGACAAGTTCTTTGAATCCCAAGGCCAAAAAGTGGCGGTGGATTCTCAAAGCATGCTTTATCTTTTGGGTATGACACTGGAGTATTCCGGTGGCTTGAACGGCAAAGGGTTTGTGTTCAACAACCCGAACGCCAACAAACACTGCGGCTGCGGTTCCAGCTTCAACGTTTAA
- the tyrS gene encoding tyrosine--tRNA ligase: protein MMSPQEQLERIKFGTADFINDEDMLKKLKRSIETKKPLNIKLGADPTRPDIHLGHTVVINKLKTFQDLGHKVSFLIGDFTAMIGDPSGKNSTRPMLTREEIEENGRSYAKQIFKILDPEKTEIVYNSSWIMKMTPAEFITMTSKYTVAQLLEREDFTKRYRSGTPIGIHEFIYPLTQGYDSVALKTDVELGGTDQKFNLLVGRAMQAAYGMEAQCVLTMPILEGIDGVNKMSKSLDNYISVVDTPKDMFGKTMRISDELMYRWYELLTDVDAAGLKQLRADVAEGRKHPRTVKVDLAKFLIKRFHSQAEAQAAEDEFNRIFVEKGLPDEVPDFEVSAEDQVGLAALMVKAQLAASNSEAGRLIQGGGVQIDGEKVSDPRLKIDLKSGASFVLKAGKKKFVKIVVK, encoded by the coding sequence ATGATGAGTCCTCAGGAGCAGCTGGAAAGAATCAAATTCGGCACGGCCGACTTCATCAACGACGAGGACATGCTTAAAAAACTTAAGCGCTCGATCGAAACGAAGAAACCTTTGAACATCAAGCTGGGTGCGGACCCAACTCGTCCGGACATCCATCTGGGCCACACCGTTGTGATCAACAAGCTGAAAACCTTCCAGGATCTGGGGCACAAGGTGTCTTTCCTGATCGGGGATTTCACGGCGATGATCGGGGATCCTTCCGGTAAAAACAGCACGCGTCCGATGCTGACTCGCGAAGAGATCGAGGAAAACGGCCGCTCTTACGCAAAACAAATCTTCAAAATCCTGGATCCGGAAAAAACCGAGATCGTGTACAACTCCAGCTGGATCATGAAAATGACTCCGGCGGAATTCATCACCATGACTTCCAAGTACACCGTGGCGCAGTTGCTAGAGCGCGAGGATTTCACCAAACGTTACAGATCCGGCACTCCAATCGGTATTCACGAGTTCATCTATCCTCTGACTCAAGGTTACGATTCCGTGGCTTTGAAAACAGATGTCGAGCTGGGTGGTACGGATCAGAAGTTCAATCTTCTGGTGGGCCGTGCGATGCAGGCCGCTTACGGAATGGAAGCCCAGTGTGTGCTGACCATGCCGATTCTGGAAGGTATCGACGGCGTGAACAAGATGTCCAAGTCTTTGGACAACTATATTTCTGTCGTGGATACACCGAAAGACATGTTCGGAAAAACCATGAGAATTTCCGACGAGCTGATGTACCGCTGGTACGAGCTTTTGACGGACGTGGATGCCGCTGGTTTGAAACAGCTGCGTGCGGATGTGGCCGAAGGCCGCAAACACCCGCGCACAGTGAAAGTGGACCTGGCAAAATTCCTTATTAAACGTTTCCATTCCCAGGCTGAAGCGCAAGCGGCGGAAGACGAGTTCAACCGCATCTTCGTGGAAAAAGGTTTGCCGGATGAAGTGCCTGACTTTGAAGTCTCTGCTGAAGATCAAGTGGGTCTGGCGGCATTGATGGTGAAAGCTCAACTGGCCGCTTCGAACAGTGAAGCCGGCCGCTTGATCCAGGGTGGTGGGGTGCAGATTGATGGCGAGAAGGTTTCGGACCCTCGTTTGAAAATCGACCTGAAATCCGGAGCAAGCTTCGTGCTGAAAGCCGGTAAAAAGAAATTCGTTAAGATTGTTGTTAAGTAG
- a CDS encoding cysteine desulfurase family protein translates to MGKTLQQDTGIYLDYNATTPVDPRVYATMEPYFKEFFGNPASAGHHWGWIAENAVSKARTQVASFIGCKGMEVTFTGGATESNNWVIFGLISKLREESPDAPIHFITSNIEHSSIMKGMAAAQKMGVEVDFLPVNKFGVVELETIKAAIKPHTKLMSFIWVNNEIGSINPIPEIAALCKENKIYLHTDATQAVGKIPVNVTEMGIDLMSFSGHKIYGPKGVGALYIRGKDPKVQLNPLIYGGGQERGLRSGTVNVPAVVGFGTACELCQQNFTAEVQHMKDLRDFLWYELQQNIPGVKLNGHPTDRSPANLNITLPGIKTEQILPRLQKLGVSTGSACGTGAMVVSHVLKGLGLSTEEVQCSLRLSLGRWTTQDELSRAAQILKQAIQK, encoded by the coding sequence ATGGGAAAGACTTTGCAACAGGACACCGGCATCTATCTTGATTACAACGCCACGACTCCCGTGGACCCGCGCGTTTATGCCACCATGGAACCTTACTTCAAAGAATTCTTCGGCAACCCGGCCAGCGCCGGTCATCACTGGGGTTGGATCGCGGAAAATGCCGTTTCCAAAGCCCGCACTCAAGTGGCAAGTTTTATCGGCTGCAAGGGCATGGAGGTCACCTTCACTGGTGGCGCCACGGAATCCAACAACTGGGTGATCTTCGGTTTGATTTCCAAACTGCGCGAAGAAAGCCCGGACGCCCCGATTCACTTTATCACCAGTAACATCGAACACAGCTCGATCATGAAGGGCATGGCCGCCGCTCAAAAAATGGGTGTGGAGGTCGACTTCCTGCCGGTGAATAAATTCGGCGTGGTTGAACTTGAAACAATCAAAGCCGCGATCAAACCGCACACCAAACTGATGAGCTTTATCTGGGTGAACAACGAAATCGGATCCATCAATCCGATTCCGGAAATCGCCGCCCTTTGCAAAGAAAACAAAATTTATCTGCACACGGATGCCACTCAAGCAGTGGGCAAAATCCCGGTGAATGTGACTGAGATGGGCATTGATTTGATGTCCTTCTCGGGCCACAAAATCTATGGACCTAAAGGCGTAGGCGCTCTTTACATCCGCGGAAAAGATCCCAAGGTTCAACTGAATCCTTTGATTTACGGCGGTGGTCAGGAGCGCGGACTTCGCTCGGGCACGGTGAATGTTCCAGCGGTTGTCGGCTTCGGCACAGCTTGCGAACTTTGCCAGCAGAACTTCACGGCGGAAGTGCAGCACATGAAAGACCTGCGCGACTTCCTGTGGTATGAGCTTCAGCAAAACATCCCTGGTGTGAAGCTGAACGGTCATCCGACCGACAGATCTCCGGCAAATTTGAACATCACTTTACCTGGAATTAAAACCGAACAGATTCTGCCTCGTTTACAGAAGCTGGGGGTCAGCACAGGTTCTGCCTGTGGTACGGGTGCGATGGTTGTCAGCCACGTTCTGAAAGGCCTGGGACTGAGCACGGAAGAGGTTCAATGCTCGCTGCGCCTAAGCCTGGGCCGTTGGACGACTCAGGACGAATTAAGCCGTGCGGCTCAGATTCTTAAGCAGGCTATTCAAAAATAG
- a CDS encoding alpha/beta fold hydrolase, giving the protein MSHKITFRERGQGPLLILLHGYGGSVHHWESIAENLSAHYRVIVPNLSHIYMSSDKLFFTVQIEAVAKFIRENFPGEKVSLAGLSYGGALSWGLATQHPDLIEKTVLINPMVTDPIRHFLPKELKFFFAIPLNLKSVYVMLSTPMGRAFLKRSAQIFRDERSEGNVSVETLKGRKLQFVAHMIHHFAWILRSEDWAYWHTRLYTYRGECRLIFDEKDLLFDQTAYRHFANHIGCEDVVILTGAGHLAIKTQPEEVSRLIREFLSESVAA; this is encoded by the coding sequence ATGTCACACAAGATCACTTTCCGGGAACGGGGACAAGGGCCACTGCTGATACTTCTTCATGGTTATGGAGGAAGTGTTCATCATTGGGAATCCATCGCGGAAAACCTGTCGGCTCATTACCGTGTGATCGTTCCCAATCTTAGCCACATCTATATGAGCAGCGATAAGCTGTTCTTCACCGTGCAAATCGAAGCTGTTGCCAAGTTCATTCGTGAAAATTTCCCGGGTGAAAAGGTCAGTCTTGCGGGTTTAAGTTACGGGGGGGCTTTGTCCTGGGGGCTTGCGACCCAGCATCCGGATTTGATTGAAAAAACCGTTTTGATCAATCCGATGGTGACAGACCCCATTCGTCACTTCCTGCCCAAAGAACTGAAATTCTTCTTTGCCATTCCGCTCAACTTGAAAAGTGTCTATGTGATGCTTTCGACCCCAATGGGGCGCGCCTTCCTGAAACGTTCAGCGCAGATTTTCCGCGATGAGCGCAGTGAAGGAAACGTGTCGGTAGAAACACTCAAAGGCCGCAAATTACAGTTCGTGGCGCACATGATTCATCACTTTGCTTGGATCTTGCGTTCTGAAGACTGGGCTTACTGGCACACGCGTTTGTACACGTACCGCGGGGAATGTCGGTTGATCTTTGATGAAAAAGATCTGCTTTTTGATCAGACGGCCTATCGTCATTTCGCCAATCATATCGGCTGCGAAGATGTTGTGATTTTGACAGGTGCAGGACACTTGGCTATTAAAACGCAGCCCGAAGAAGTCTCACGTCTCATACGTGAGTTTTTAAGCGAATCCGTCGCTGCTTAA
- the rny gene encoding ribonuclease Y: MEIVISAIIGLLIGGTVVFVIKRLQDNNKKKSARFEAERIVNKANSEAAKLKKDSENKAKDFESRARKNVEQDIHKQKSTLKNKEAQLDRRLKEIEDQFKQKMEENERYLNSLKDREEKIAISENRIKDLEKKGETHIGELKQKLESVAAMSQDEARRQLLTALEDEAKQEAAKKIAQIEEEANKESEKKAKRILATALSRFASEYTSERTVSVLALPNDEMKGKIIGREGRNIRTLEAHCGVDLIVDDTPEAVVISGFDPVRRELARRTIEKLMEDGRVHPARIEEVAEKQRNELMKSMKEEGERHVMELGIPNMHPELVKIIGGLKYRSYQGQNALNQSLEVATIAGLLAAELGVSVKLARRAGLLHNIGKAIDHTVEGSYAFVGAEAAKKYNESEDVCHAIRAHDEEEKPHSILAWIVHAAYTLSSSRPGARRPQMDTFIHRLEDLESIGNSFDGVLKTLALQAGKDIRVLVESSRVTDDQAVMLSRDIARKIEREMPQAGQVKVTVVRETRSVEHAR; encoded by the coding sequence ATGGAGATCGTAATCAGCGCCATTATCGGCCTGCTCATCGGTGGAACAGTCGTCTTCGTTATCAAGCGTCTGCAGGACAACAACAAAAAGAAATCCGCACGTTTTGAGGCAGAGCGCATCGTCAACAAAGCCAACTCTGAAGCTGCCAAGCTGAAGAAGGATTCTGAAAACAAGGCCAAGGATTTCGAATCCCGCGCCCGCAAAAATGTCGAACAGGACATTCACAAACAAAAATCCACTTTGAAAAACAAAGAAGCGCAGCTGGATCGTCGTTTGAAAGAGATCGAGGATCAGTTCAAACAAAAGATGGAAGAAAACGAGCGCTATCTGAATTCCCTCAAAGACCGCGAGGAAAAAATCGCGATCTCTGAAAACCGCATCAAGGATCTTGAGAAAAAAGGCGAGACTCACATCGGAGAGCTGAAGCAGAAGCTGGAGTCCGTGGCAGCAATGAGCCAGGATGAGGCGCGCCGCCAGTTACTGACCGCTTTGGAAGACGAAGCGAAACAAGAGGCCGCGAAAAAAATTGCCCAGATCGAGGAAGAAGCCAACAAAGAATCCGAGAAAAAAGCCAAGCGCATTCTGGCAACAGCTTTGTCCCGCTTTGCCTCCGAATACACTTCTGAAAGAACTGTCAGCGTTCTGGCTCTGCCAAACGACGAGATGAAGGGTAAAATCATCGGCCGTGAAGGTCGTAACATCCGTACGCTGGAAGCACACTGTGGCGTGGATCTGATCGTCGATGACACGCCAGAGGCGGTGGTTATCTCCGGTTTCGATCCGGTTCGCCGTGAACTGGCTCGTCGTACCATCGAAAAGCTGATGGAAGACGGTCGTGTTCATCCGGCACGTATCGAAGAAGTCGCTGAAAAACAAAGAAACGAACTGATGAAATCCATGAAAGAGGAAGGCGAGCGCCACGTGATGGAGCTGGGCATTCCGAACATGCACCCTGAGCTGGTGAAAATCATCGGTGGTCTGAAATACCGTTCTTACCAGGGCCAAAACGCCTTGAATCAGTCTTTGGAAGTGGCGACGATCGCCGGTCTTCTGGCGGCTGAACTGGGTGTCAGCGTGAAGCTGGCTCGTCGTGCAGGTCTTTTGCACAATATCGGTAAAGCGATCGATCACACCGTGGAAGGCAGCTATGCTTTCGTGGGTGCTGAGGCCGCTAAGAAATACAATGAATCTGAAGATGTGTGCCATGCAATCCGCGCTCACGATGAAGAGGAAAAACCTCACTCCATCCTGGCTTGGATTGTTCATGCGGCTTACACTCTTTCCAGCTCTCGTCCGGGCGCACGTCGTCCGCAGATGGATACCTTCATCCATCGTTTGGAAGACCTGGAAAGCATCGGCAACAGCTTCGACGGTGTTTTGAAAACATTGGCGCTGCAAGCCGGTAAAGACATCCGCGTCTTGGTTGAATCCAGCCGTGTGACGGATGATCAGGCGGTGATGTTGTCCCGTGATATCGCTCGTAAGATCGAACGCGAGATGCCTCAGGCCGGTCAGGTGAAAGTGACTGTGGTTCGTGAAACCCGTTCTGTGGAGCATGCAAGATGA
- a CDS encoding 2Fe-2S iron-sulfur cluster-binding protein — protein sequence MKIKFLPQNIEVEGTPDKSLLQIATENKLEIRSICKGVPSCAECRVRISEGESNTLPPTKAELNLIGTSHFIDGRRLSCQVRCYGDVTVDLTEQVQNSENKSKKIRGFRANKQVESKAVNDTMLLSEKPEDRPQHQNADRGADSSETSTEVVAEGMATEQTQSPPKQQQQQKQRQQQQNRPQQQKQQGGGGNRNQQQNQKQGQQKQGGQQQKQGQQKQGQPKQQQNQKPQQQPNQNRNQNQNRNQQQGQKPQQNQQPKQDRKDNQ from the coding sequence ATGAAAATCAAATTTCTTCCGCAGAATATCGAAGTCGAAGGCACTCCTGACAAGAGTCTTTTGCAGATTGCAACGGAGAACAAACTGGAAATCCGATCCATCTGCAAAGGGGTTCCATCCTGTGCAGAATGCCGTGTGCGCATTTCAGAAGGGGAATCCAATACGCTGCCCCCGACGAAAGCCGAGCTGAACCTGATCGGGACCAGTCACTTCATCGACGGTCGTCGTTTGAGCTGTCAGGTTCGTTGTTACGGGGATGTGACGGTGGACCTGACTGAACAGGTTCAAAACAGCGAAAACAAATCCAAAAAAATCAGGGGCTTCCGCGCCAACAAACAGGTGGAATCCAAAGCTGTTAACGACACCATGCTTTTGTCTGAAAAGCCGGAAGACCGTCCACAGCATCAGAACGCGGACCGTGGCGCGGATTCGTCTGAAACTTCCACTGAGGTGGTCGCGGAAGGAATGGCGACTGAACAAACTCAAAGTCCGCCAAAACAACAGCAACAACAAAAGCAGCGTCAGCAGCAGCAAAATCGCCCGCAGCAACAAAAGCAGCAGGGCGGCGGCGGTAATCGCAACCAGCAGCAGAATCAAAAGCAGGGTCAGCAGAAACAAGGCGGCCAGCAACAGAAGCAAGGCCAGCAAAAACAGGGTCAGCCAAAGCAGCAGCAAAATCAAAAGCCGCAACAGCAGCCGAACCAGAACCGCAATCAGAATCAAAATCGCAATCAGCAGCAGGGCCAGAAGCCTCAGCAAAATCAGCAGCCAAAACAGGACCGTAAGGATAATCAATAA
- a CDS encoding 5-formyltetrahydrofolate cyclo-ligase: MPVSWSSKKDCRSFFKSLCAQEFAQGLVQQQQQLDAHLRDFMKSQTGVWGAYRALPEEAQVEEVFHILHLKWAFPKMREGLLEFYETRDFDLGPYGVREPKPGSIQRSLAEMSGLLVPGLVFNKNGNRLGKGKGFYDKTLESFPGVKVGIGFDFQVTTDPLPTEPHDVKMDFLITESGLVDCKKHQE, translated from the coding sequence ATGCCAGTTTCCTGGAGCTCTAAAAAGGACTGTCGGTCCTTCTTTAAATCTCTTTGTGCCCAAGAGTTTGCACAAGGTCTAGTTCAACAACAACAGCAGCTCGACGCCCATCTGCGTGATTTTATGAAATCACAGACGGGGGTTTGGGGAGCCTACCGGGCCCTGCCCGAAGAGGCTCAGGTCGAAGAGGTGTTTCACATCCTTCACCTGAAATGGGCCTTCCCCAAAATGCGCGAGGGTCTTTTGGAATTCTATGAGACCCGGGATTTCGATCTCGGGCCCTACGGAGTGCGGGAGCCTAAACCCGGCTCTATCCAAAGATCCCTGGCCGAAATGTCCGGTCTGCTGGTTCCCGGTTTGGTTTTTAATAAGAATGGCAATCGCCTCGGTAAGGGAAAAGGGTTTTACGATAAAACTCTGGAATCCTTCCCGGGGGTGAAAGTCGGAATTGGTTTTGATTTTCAAGTCACCACTGATCCGCTTCCCACCGAGCCTCATGATGTGAAAATGGATTTCCTCATCACAGAATCGGGCCTGGTCGATTGCAAGAAGCATCAGGAGTAA
- a CDS encoding cell division protein ZapA has translation MTSEKKTYNFLIAGVPYKLKTSHDDATVEELVEFVNSRMNQALGVTKNGSYQNAAVLTAMNLAEELILLKRKAHRELEKLEEKALQLSMDLENSKNNKVLNN, from the coding sequence GTGACATCTGAGAAAAAAACCTACAATTTCCTAATTGCGGGTGTCCCTTACAAATTAAAAACCTCTCATGACGACGCGACTGTTGAAGAGCTCGTTGAATTTGTAAATTCCAGAATGAATCAAGCCTTGGGTGTAACCAAGAATGGCTCTTATCAGAATGCAGCCGTGCTCACGGCGATGAATCTTGCCGAAGAACTTATTCTATTGAAACGCAAAGCCCACCGCGAGTTGGAAAAACTTGAAGAGAAGGCATTGCAACTTTCAATGGATCTGGAAAATTCCAAGAACAACAAGGTTTTGAACAACTGA
- a CDS encoding vitamin B12-dependent ribonucleotide reductase: MKKQTLHSPSYFVSGGKNPESLFAWKKVNSEIRNRKGEVFFEMKNVEAPEGWSQLAIDIAASKYFRKVGVPGAGHETSIRQMVDRVVKAIAASAIRQGGYFATRKEADIFAKELKFILLSQRGAFNSPVWFNAGLWEAYKSQSPSEHFAWDEKKKSIQATKNAYERPQCSACFIQSVDDSIEGIFDLAKTEAKLFKYGSGTGSNFSKIRSKYEATSSGGKSSGLISFLEVLDKGAGAIKSGGTTRRAAKMVVVDIDHPEVLDFIDWKMREEQKAHLLIAAGLSDDFEGEAYRTVSGQNANNSVRVSDAFMKAVELERPWKLKARLTGKVLREIPAGEVWSRITRAAWMCADPGIQFHDTINKWHTCPETDIIHSSNPCSEYMFLDDSACNLASINLVKFLGENGDFDFESFIHTARTLFVAQEILVDYSSYPTQKIAQNSHDYRPLGLGFANLGSLLMRKGVAYDSDEGRAWAGALTALMSGVAYLTSSEMARAKGPFAGYRKNSKSMLKVMKMHERALNQVAWKMLPSGIDKAVKNLWKGVLYNGEKYGYRNSQATVIAPTGTIGLLMDCDTTGIEPDFSLIKFKKLVGGGEIQIVNQSVDAALKALQYTEEERQAILKYVEENNSVVGAPQMHPEDLPVFDTATAMPGQRVLSPESHVKMMAAVQPFISGAISKTVNMPSTATEEDISRIYFLAWELGVKAVAVYRDGSKQSQPLNLKEKPKAVEEVSVPNFTMKCPECGSDTVLTSGCYRCPNCGTTVGCS, encoded by the coding sequence ATGAAAAAACAAACTCTGCACAGCCCGTCGTACTTTGTTTCTGGAGGCAAAAATCCAGAAAGTCTTTTCGCCTGGAAAAAAGTGAACAGCGAAATTCGCAACCGCAAGGGTGAAGTGTTCTTCGAAATGAAAAATGTCGAGGCTCCGGAAGGCTGGTCACAACTTGCAATTGATATTGCCGCCAGCAAATACTTCCGTAAAGTCGGTGTGCCGGGCGCTGGGCATGAAACTTCCATTCGTCAGATGGTGGATCGTGTGGTGAAGGCCATTGCTGCATCCGCCATTCGCCAGGGCGGTTACTTTGCCACTCGCAAGGAAGCAGACATCTTTGCCAAAGAATTGAAATTCATCCTGCTGTCCCAGCGCGGAGCTTTCAACAGCCCGGTGTGGTTCAATGCCGGTTTGTGGGAAGCCTACAAGTCCCAAAGTCCAAGTGAGCATTTCGCCTGGGATGAAAAAAAGAAATCCATTCAAGCCACCAAAAACGCCTATGAACGCCCGCAGTGCTCGGCGTGTTTCATCCAAAGTGTGGACGACAGTATCGAAGGCATCTTTGATCTGGCGAAAACCGAAGCCAAGCTTTTCAAATACGGTTCTGGCACGGGCAGCAACTTTTCAAAAATTCGTAGTAAGTACGAAGCCACCAGCTCCGGCGGAAAAAGTTCGGGCCTGATTTCGTTCCTTGAGGTTTTGGACAAGGGCGCTGGGGCCATCAAGTCCGGGGGCACGACCAGACGGGCGGCGAAAATGGTGGTGGTCGATATTGATCACCCCGAGGTTCTGGATTTCATCGACTGGAAAATGCGCGAGGAGCAAAAAGCGCATCTTTTGATTGCCGCCGGCCTGAGTGATGACTTCGAGGGCGAAGCCTATCGCACGGTTTCTGGCCAAAATGCCAACAATTCGGTCCGTGTCAGCGATGCCTTTATGAAGGCCGTGGAGCTTGAGCGCCCGTGGAAGCTGAAAGCCCGCCTGACCGGAAAAGTCCTGCGCGAGATCCCGGCAGGCGAAGTCTGGAGCCGCATCACCAGAGCCGCGTGGATGTGCGCTGATCCCGGCATTCAGTTCCACGACACGATTAACAAGTGGCACACCTGTCCTGAAACCGACATTATTCATTCCAGCAACCCGTGTTCGGAATACATGTTCCTGGACGATTCGGCCTGCAATCTGGCGTCGATCAATCTGGTGAAGTTTCTGGGCGAAAACGGGGACTTTGATTTTGAGTCGTTTATTCACACCGCGCGAACTTTGTTCGTTGCGCAGGAAATTCTGGTGGATTATTCCAGCTATCCGACGCAGAAAATTGCCCAGAATTCCCATGACTATCGCCCTTTGGGTTTGGGATTTGCCAACCTGGGAAGCCTGTTGATGCGAAAAGGTGTGGCCTATGACAGTGACGAGGGCCGTGCCTGGGCGGGGGCTTTGACGGCGCTGATGTCGGGGGTCGCATATCTGACCAGTTCCGAGATGGCTCGAGCCAAGGGGCCATTTGCGGGCTATCGCAAAAACAGCAAATCGATGCTGAAGGTGATGAAAATGCACGAGCGCGCCTTGAATCAGGTGGCGTGGAAGATGCTGCCTTCCGGAATCGACAAAGCGGTGAAAAACCTGTGGAAGGGTGTTTTGTATAACGGCGAAAAATACGGATACCGAAACTCTCAAGCCACAGTGATTGCGCCGACCGGAACCATCGGTCTTTTGATGGATTGTGACACCACGGGGATCGAGCCGGATTTTTCTCTGATCAAATTTAAAAAACTTGTGGGCGGGGGCGAAATTCAGATTGTGAATCAGTCTGTCGATGCGGCTTTGAAAGCTCTGCAGTATACCGAGGAAGAACGTCAGGCGATTCTGAAGTACGTCGAGGAAAACAACTCGGTCGTGGGGGCTCCGCAAATGCACCCGGAAGACCTGCCGGTCTTTGACACCGCCACGGCAATGCCCGGTCAGCGGGTTTTGTCCCCGGAAAGTCATGTGAAGATGATGGCGGCTGTGCAGCCGTTCATCAGTGGGGCCATTTCCAAAACGGTGAATATGCCAAGCACCGCCACTGAAGAGGACATCAGCCGCATTTACTTCCTGGCCTGGGAGCTGGGGGTGAAGGCCGTGGCTGTTTACCGGGACGGCAGCAAGCAGAGCCAGCCTCTGAATCTGAAGGAAAAGCCCAAAGCGGTGGAAGAGGTCAGTGTTCCGAACTTCACCATGAAGTGCCCGGAATGCGGGAGTGACACAGTGCTTACGAGTGGGTGCTATAGATGCCCGAACTGCGGGACTACAGTGGGCTGCTCCTAA